Within Tenebrio molitor chromosome 3, icTenMoli1.1, whole genome shotgun sequence, the genomic segment TGGGTCAAAGTCACGTTCGAGCGTCTGATCTTGGCAAGATTCATCGACAGTTTCTCTTTCTCCCTCGCCAGTTTCGCCAGTTTCACTTCTTTGCTTTCCGTGTCCAGTTTGAGAGTGTTGAGTGCTGTTTTAAGACTGTCGATTTGTTCCTTCAGCGATTCGATCTCTTTGATCAGACAAGACGAGTCTTCAGTCATTGGCAATTCGTGGGAATCAACATCACAAGCTTTCTGATTCGGATGGCGTTGAAAGACCTTCCTGGAACAAAACCTGCCATGAAAACTAGAAAGTGTGGGGGCTGAGACCTACCCGACCAACTTTGACGGACTCGAAAATTTCTTATTCAACACTTTTCtcatgaaatttttttcgaatccGCAAGAACGCACTCATATCAGTTTGATTTGTCCATACCAGTGACAGATGAGAGATAAGTTTCAAGGTTGGATCTAGATCGCTTTCGACGCCGAAACCAAGCAACAACATGTTTGTTTCGGTTATGttttggtggaggcgccgggtcTTTGCCCCAAAAGGTATTAAAAATACACCAAAAAGTCTTGCGTTTCATTCATAACCCcaattacaattatttattgatatATATGGAACTAGCGCTAAATGTGTTAACAAAATGCAAAAGTAAAGAAACTAAACTAATGTTTGATTAGCATACAAAGGTGTGGATAACCGCACACACTTGTATTTGTCTTGATGAATAGTTTAGTTGGTACGTTGGAAATCTAGAAAAATGATTCGTGCAGTGCTACTCGTGGGAAGTGTTTTTTCTTGCGGTGTTGCGTCTGAAGCCAAATATCGTCTCGACAAAGTCGTAAAGCCCTTTTTCTACACCATCAGCATTCATCCCGACTTAGACCAAGAAAGCTTCATCGGAGAAGTCTTCATACACGTTAGAATCTCCTCTCCCGTCCGGTTTATCGAATTCCACAGCAGTAACCTGACTGTTACTAGTCTTTACTTAAACCACGACCAAGTTGTGGAGAAAAATACTTCTCAACTCTTCAAATACGAGTTTCTGGAACACGAACTCGTCAGGATTACAGATGCCCAAGACAGGCTTATCCCATCAGGTTTCCACTTCATCCACATCAGATATCAAGGATTGTTTTCCAAAAGAAAGACAGGCATGTTCAAAACTGGTGTAACAAGAGACAACAAGACTGTCAGGTTGGCGTTTGAACATCTTCGATTGTTTGTTAATCTTTGTGAAGTTATCTAGTTGCGACTGATTTTGAGCCGACCCATGCGCGCACAGTGTTTCCTTGTTTCGACGAACCCGCCTTCAAGGCTAAGTTTCAGCTGAACCTGGTGGTTCCCAACAGCTCTTATACCGCGTTGTCGAACATGGAATCAGTTGTGAGTACTTCTTGAGCACTGGTACGACTGTATCGCTTGTAGCGCACGTTTTCCACCCCAGATGGAGTGTTTTACAAGTTCGACACCACAACACACCAGATGTCCACCTATCTGTTGGCTTTTGTAATCACGCAAGTGGACTACATCGAGTACGTCAACGAGTGCAACGTTCCTCTCCGACTGTACTCCCCCAGTTGCAACAACACCAACAACACGAAGCTGTTGAAGTTTGCAAGTGACGCCCTCCGATTCTACTCCCAATACACCGGAATGAGTTACACTTTTCCCAAAATCGGTAAGTCGCAGATCCCAAAACCTGTTTATTCTTGTCGGTTCGTTTTGCAGACTTGGTGGAGTATGATCGCAACCACTCCGCAGCCACCGAGAACTGGGGGTTGATCACGTTCTGCACCGGTCTTCTTTGCTCAAACGACGAAATGTACGATGACTCCCAAAGGTACAAAGTTCTTGCCCACGAAGTGGCCCACTTTTGGTTCGGCAACCTCGTGACCAACGACTGGTGGGACGACATTTGGTTGCAAGAAGGTTTCGCCACTTTCATGGGGTTGAAGGCCGAGcgacacattttcaaaaattctgacGTAATCCGCTCCCTTTTTTACAATAagtatttttcacaattgtgCGTTTTAGACGTCATCGTTTTCGTTGCAATACGACGAGGATGTCTACTGGTCGGAGTACAATCTCAACTCCACTCCCATTGTGAACTTTGAAGAGACCCCAGAAGGAATCAAAAAGAACTTCAACGATGCCACCTACACCAAGGTTGACTCCCATCAACTTAGACTTGCTGTTGGTCAATTGAGTTCTTGTAGGGGGCTGTGCTTTTGCAAATGGCGGAACAAGTGATGGGGGAAGATCACTTCAAATGTGCCATCCGTCGGTACATCTGTCACTTCGCCACCAAAACCGCAACTACTAAAGATCTCTTGAAGATCATGCAGGAAGTCAGACCCGATCTTAACCTACGTGAGTTCATGGAGAGTTATCTCTATCAAAACGAGTATCCAATCTTTCACGTGGAAGAAAAGAACAACGAATATGTGTTGACACAAAGCGGGTGTAAGGAAGAACAACGAAACAAGAACACGTGAGTACTTCGTTGATTGATCTTTGCAAAACTCTTTCTATCCAGTTTGTTGCAGTTACAAATGGACAGTTCCTATTACGTATATTACTAGTTCAAAAAGTACTCCGACAACAATCTGGTTTGACAGAAATATGGACAAACGTGAGTGGATTTGTTGTTAGTGAACTAGTACCAAAGTACTTGTTTTAGTGACTTTGAGAAAAAGTGACGAAAAGTGGATCAAGTTTAATTACAAGGAGATCGGGTACTACATTGTGAAGTACAGTCCAAGCCTTTGGGAAAAATTCTTGACTCACATTCGGGTAATAATCCACATTATAGTTTTTTAGTACTAACACAAGCTTCAggaagttgagaaatttgacggAGACCACCTCCTACAAGAAGCTCTCACGCTGTTTGACGCCAACAAAATTTCTTGTGACGTGGTCTTAAGATATTTCCAAAAACAAATCAGTGTTGGCAgtaaattcgaattgaatttgttTCTGGTGAACGCGAAGCTGAGCAAAATCAAGCAATATGACGAAGAAGCATACAAATTGTTCAAAGTAACTTCTCGTGTTGGACTTTGGTTGCAaccttttttaatatttgttttgtGTCGTAGATATTCCTCAGAGATATGTTGAAAGAAGCTAAAAAGGATTTCCTGGCGGAAGTTGTATGGGGAGACGGTAAGTGTTACAAAATCTTGAGCTTACACAagatttgttgttttcagatgAGTCGTATGTCGACGCAACAAACCAAACACTTCCTCCTTCGGATCAGATGAAAGCGTGCATAAAGTGGTTAAAAAACAACGTTCGCCGATACAAAATGTCGTAGAGAATTTGTTCTGCTTGTATTAAAGATGATGCGAAGAGTTGgaccaatatttttattacttgGGGATAAGGGGGCGTCAAATTCGTGATTGAGAATCCCATTAAGTCTCCGTTAATTTATCGATCTTGACTTTCAAGTCGTTCATAACCCGTGAAGTTTAATTTAACTCGGAGGATTCAAAGTTTTAATCTGTCACCCTCCTGTGCTCCCTTCCTGCTTTACTCAGAGAAATACTTAAGTGATTTTTCATGCGCTAAACTTGAGACTCGAGTTGTCTCCAGACTGCGTTCCAAAGTCTTGGTTGTTGTCAACCTTAACTCAACATCTTCTTTAGCTTCTTCTCGgtgaaataatagtatattgttatacgagttgcacaagacagtctattgtcgaacgagttcgacaacatgtcttgtgcaacgagtgtaacatgttattttttctacttcggcttctttaatttaatttttttaataaatataaaattattatctagtgacttttattttaatggaattgggttggtattgacgaaGCAATGTCACTTCAttgagaattaaattttaaatggtctCCCAGATGTTGTTACAAAATAAtctagtttattttgatccaaaaTATGGATTCAGGTtaaatgacatcacatttaacactgaaattttctttcaataCCAATCCCAAATTCAATTatcactagaaacgatgctataaaattgatctttGTAAAACTATAGAAAAAAGATCTTTTCATTTTCGATTTGTTGGGTTAAAGCTACGTTctaaacattgcaaaattcgTCTCTTTCTCGTTGGCTGGTTTcgcaaatttttctttttggtttCCTGTATCTACTTTAAACATTACTGTCGATCTTTTCTTTTATCGATTTGATCTCTTTGATTAAACAAAACGAGTCATTGCCATGGGAATCAACTTCACAAGGTTTCTGATTCGGATGACCTTGAAAGACCTTCTTGgaacaaaatcaaacaatCCGAACGTGTCCACAAACAAGAAAACTTGAATTGTCAACAGGATTGTTTAATTTTCGCATTCATAGCACgcaatgaaatgaaattttaatttttcaaggCTGCCCAATTGACAGATCTTTGAAACGTGGcgggttttttgaaaaaaagaagttcTAGGAGCAGCGTTTATTAGGTGTCTTCGTCTTAATCGTCTTAATCTTAATCTTAATCTGTTACCTACCCTTCTGtgctcttcttcttctttacTCAAGTGATTCAGTTTCACTTCTTTACTTTTCGCTTTTTCTAAATACACAAAAACATCCACATGAATTTGGTTCCACCCAACAGGTattcaaaaattcattttttttttgtaccggATCAAATCGTCTCCTGATTGGTCTTATTGGTGAAGGCGCCGCGTGTCTATctcaaaaatgataaaaacacAACATTTCACAGTTTTATCAAGGTCGGTAGTAAATGTGTTAATTAAATGCGAAGGCGGAgaattaataattgataaaCGATTAACATACAAAGGTGAGGATAATCGCGAAGGAAAGACGCACTTACACAATACTATCGACGAATAGTTTAGTTTGTTACTATCCAAAATCTAGACAAATGATTCTTGTCCTGATTCTGTTGGGAAGCGTATTCTCTTGTGATGCAGCGTCTGGACCCAAATACCGTCTCGACAGAGACGTCAAGCCTTCACTCTACACCCTCAAGATCCACCCCGACTTGGACCGAGAAACCTTCACCGGAGAGGTCCGCATTCACGTCAGAGTCCCATCTTCAGTCGAATTCATCGAATTCCACAGCAGTAACTTAACTATCACCAGTCTTTACTTCAACATGAAGAGAGTTGCCTCAGAGGATGAAACCAATACTCCACATTTGTACAAATATCAATTTCTGGAGCTCGAACTCATCAGAATTACAGACGCCCAAAACAATCTGATTCCACCAGGTGCCCACATCATCCACATCAGATACCACGGATTGTTTTCAAAGACTGAGACAGGAATGTTCAAAACTGCCGACACCAGAGCTGACAAATCTGTGAGGTGAGTATTTGAACATCTCCAActttttgattgattttttGTAAAGTTATTTAGTCGCGACTGATTTTGAGCCGACCCATGCACGGACGGTGTTTCCTTGTTTCGACGAACCCGCCTTCAAGGCCAAGTTTCAACTGAACCTGGTGGTTCCCAACAGCTCTTACACTGCTTTGTCCAATATGCGATCCATTGTGAGTATTAATCGAACAGTGCGCCAATCAAATCTCGTTTAGAGCAACTTTACTGTTGCAGATGGTGTCCTCCACAAATTCGAGACCACGAGACACCCGATGTCCTCCTATTTGCTAGCTTTCGTGATAACTCAACTCACCTATACCGAATACAGCGACACCGTTCCCCTCCGACTGTATTCTTTCAACTGCAGCAGCGCCAACGACACGAAACTCTTGAAATTTGCCAGCGACGCCATCAAATTCTATTCCAACTACACGGGAATGGACTACACCTTACCTAAAATTGGTACACATCTTCATTCCCCGCCTCACTCGCTTTTAAAACCCTTCTCGTGCAGACCTAGTGGAGTACGAGCGCAAGCTAACCGCGGCGACAGAAAACTGGGGACTGATTACTTTCGGCAAAGGTCTTTTGTGTTCCAACGACGACACCTACGGCGACGGCCAAAGATACAACGTCCTCGCCCACGAGCTGGCTCACTTTTGGTTCGGAAACCTGGTGACCAACGACTGGTGGAACGACATTTGGTTGCAAGAAGGTTTCGCCACGTTCATGGGGATGAAAGCCGAACAACACATTTTGTCGCATTCTGACGTAATCCGCCCCCAATTCGCAATATTTTTCACATCTTCTTCTTTCAGTCAGAAATGTATTTTACGCAATACGTGGAAGATTTCTATTGGTCAGAGTACAATCTGAATTCGACACctattgttaattttgaagTGACCCCCAAAGAAATCAGGAAAAACTTCAACGACGCCACGTACAACAAGGTATTCTCTGGTTGACAGTTGTGATGGAGTTAATCAAGTTCTTGCAGGGAGCTGCGCTTCTCCGAATGGTGGAACATGTGATGGGTGAAGACGCTTTCAATTGTGCCATCCGACAATACATTTGTCGGTTTGCTGCTAAAACCGCAACCACTAACGATCTCTTGATTATTTTGCAGAATGTTAGACCCGACTTGAATCTGCGTGAATTCATGGAGAGTTATCTTTATCAGAACGAGTACCCTATCTTTCATGTGGACGAAGAGAACGACGATTATGTCTTGACGCAAAACAGGTGTAAGAAAGATCAACAAAACGAGATCCCCTTAGAGTACTTCGTTCTTCAATCTTGAAAAACTCTTTCTATCCAGTTTGTTGCAGTTACAAATGGACTGTTCCCATCACGTACGTCACTAGTTTAAACACTACCCCCACAACGGTCTGGTTTGACAGAAATATGAATAAACGTGAGTGGATTTGTTGTTGGTGAATTAGTACCAAAGTACTTGTTTTAGTGACTTTGAGAAATGGTGGCGAAAAGTGGATCAAGTTTAACTACAAGCAGCTTGGTTACTATCGTGTGATTTACAGTGAGAACTTGTGGGAAAAATTCTTGACCAACATTCAGGTAAATATCTACTTCTCGTCCTTTCGGTGCTAACACAACTTTCAGGAAATGGAGAAGTTTGACAGAGATTCTCTTCTGTTAGAAGCCCTCTCGTTATTCGATCTGAACGAGATCTCCTGCGACGTTACTTTAAAGTACTTCGAAAAACTCATGGGAGTTAGAGGCAACTTTTTTCATCGTGAATTGCGTCGCATAACGTTTCTCCTGCACGCAAaattgaccaaaataaaacaatacgaCGAAAAGGCGTACAGACTGTCTAAAGTAAAAACTGTCGAGTTGTTACatgtttgtttattatttcttttttcattCTGTAGACATTCTTGgtaaatttgttgaaaaaggcTAACGAGGACGAATTAGCAGAACGTGTCTGGCATGACGGTGAGTGCACAAAATTAACTTCTTGTGACGAGATTGTCATTTTTagagcatttttattacgcCCAGACGAATCAAACACTTCCTGCTTCAGAACAgatgaaaaaatgtataacGTGGTTAAAAGAGAATGTTAAAATTAGTCCTTAGGAGGGTTCAAGGGAATAATGGGAACGATACGACGTTAGCAAGTGTAAGGGCTGGaagaaataaacattttaaaaaacttctcttaatttatttaatcgtGGAGATGGTATTTTTCAGTCGGTATTTGTTTGAAGTTTGggtaaatttttcgaaaacgGAGATTTTTGGATTTTGGGTACCGGCGACACTTTAGCCACCTCCTTTCAGGGTGGATTTGgcaaatttgtttgtccgtTGCTAAGCAACGCATTGTGCGGTCGCCTTGGCAACAAATAACTAAAGATCTCGATGAGTGAATAAGTCGTGTAATCCGGTAAATGTGCGATAATAAGCGTTGTGAAGATAAGTCCGGTGTTTTTCACGTGTCGAGATAGATAAGAGAAAAGCGCGTAGCGAGGTAAGTGTGTGGAAGTAGCCGAGTGTAGCACCCGCGATGACGTCAGCCTCCCCGAGTGCGAAAAATGGTCGCGTTCGTTAAGACCTGAGTAGAATTGGTGTAGTCCGCGAAGTGGAGGAACCGTTTTGTTCGTTTTCGGCGTCCGCGTTATTGATTACATTGCGCTGGTCTGCCGTAAACCGGCCTTAACGCACCGGTGCAGTTTCCTTTATTACCGGCAATGGAGGTCTGGCTGCATTAAATAATCAATAACATAAAGTTCGAGTGTGTTAATAATAagttggttaaaaaaatgggCAGAGTGTTCGGTGGCGCGTCTGGAGGTCGTCGCCGGCGGTTCGTGATCAGCTGAGCCGTCGCCGGGGCATTTCCGAAAATCGCCAGCTGTCAAAGTGgaggaattttattttcgtatCCTTGGAGACTGCCTTAGCAACCGATACAACAACATAGCAACATTAGGTAAAGCCGAATTCGTCTGGTATTTGTGTGTGTGGTGCCGTTTTTGGGCACGCCGCCGCTCAGACAGTGCACCGGCACGTGCGACCGGCCCCCAGGGCCCCCGCCCCCGCCCGCCGCCCGCAAAAATCCGCCGCCGACCCGAGACGCTATTAATAACTTTAAATTAGTTTGGGCGAATCAAAGGGCGCAACAAATCGTCGTAATTAGGGGGCGACTCTTTGAGGAGAATTAGCCCGGCAGGTGATCAGATCCGTCGCCGATTAGTCTCGACGCGGGCCCCAACTCAACACTGTTCTGTTTCAGTCTCGCCATGAAAGAGGTGAGTGGTGATGCAACTCGAGGGGAAGTGGTGTTCGACCTGGAACATTGATCTCCAGGAAAGTGGTACAGCGAAAGTGATTTCACCCCAGATTTGTTTCCATGGTGGGTCGCTATAGCGATCGCTTCCCGCTCGAGCGGCGTCCTCGTGGCCGCGCAATTAAGGCTGCTTCCCATTGTTCGGCTCCTGAAATTACAATAAGTCACCTCCTCGGTGCCAGGCCGTGC encodes:
- the LOC138125519 gene encoding endoplasmic reticulum aminopeptidase 2-like isoform X1; this translates as MIRAVLLVGSVFSCGVASEAKYRLDKVVKPFFYTISIHPDLDQESFIGEVFIHVRISSPVRFIEFHSSNLTVTSLYLNHDQVVEKNTSQLFKYEFLEHELVRITDAQDRLIPSGFHFIHIRYQGLFSKRKTGMFKTGVTRDNKTVSYLVATDFEPTHARTVFPCFDEPAFKAKFQLNLVVPNSSYTALSNMESVRTFSTPDGVFYKFDTTTHQMSTYLLAFVITQVDYIEYVNECNVPLRLYSPSCNNTNNTKLLKFASDALRFYSQYTGMSYTFPKIDLVEYDRNHSAATENWGLITFCTGLLCSNDEMYDDSQRYKVLAHEVAHFWFGNLVTNDWWDDIWLQEGFATFMGLKAERHIFKNSDTSSFSLQYDEDVYWSEYNLNSTPIVNFEETPEGIKKNFNDATYTKGAVLLQMAEQVMGEDHFKCAIRRYICHFATKTATTKDLLKIMQEVRPDLNLREFMESYLYQNEYPIFHVEEKNNEYVLTQSGCKEEQRNKNTYKWTVPITYITSSKSTPTTIWFDRNMDKLTLRKSDEKWIKFNYKEIGYYIVKYSPSLWEKFLTHIREVEKFDGDHLLQEALTLFDANKISCDVVLRYFQKQISVGSKFELNLFLVNAKLSKIKQYDEEAYKLFKIFLRDMLKEAKKDFLAEVVWGDDESYVDATNQTLPPSDQMKACIKWLKNNVRRYKMS
- the LOC138125519 gene encoding endoplasmic reticulum aminopeptidase 2-like isoform X2, yielding MIRAVLLVGSVFSCGVASEAKYRLDKVVKPFFYTISIHPDLDQESFIGEVFIHVRISSPVRFIEFHSSNLTVTSLYLNHDQVVEKNTSQLFKYEFLEHELVRITDAQDRLIPSGFHFIHIRYQGLFSKRKTGMFKTGVTRDNKTVSYLVATDFEPTHARTVFPCFDEPAFKAKFQLNLVVPNSSYTALSNMESVRTFSTPDGVFYKFDTTTHQMSTYLLAFVITQVDYIEYVNECNVPLRLYSPSCNNTNNTKLLKFASDALRFYSQYTGMSYTFPKIDLVEYDRNHSAATENWGLITFCTGLLCSNDEMYDDSQRYKVLAHEVAHFWFGNLVTNDWWDDIWLQEGFATFMGLKAERHIFKNSDTSSFSLQYDEDVYWSEYNLNSTPIVNFEETPEGIKKNFNDATYTKGAVLLQMAEQVMGEDHFKCAIRRYICHFATKTATTKDLLKIMQEVRPDLNLREFMESYLYQNEYPIFHVEEKNNEYVLTQSGCKEEQRNKNTYKWTVPITYITSSKSTPTTIWFDRNMDKLTLRKSDEKWIKFNYKEIGYYIVKYSPSLWEKFLTHIREVEKFDGDHLLQEALTLFDANKISCDVVLRYFQKQISVGSKFELNLFLVNAKLSKIKQYDEEAYKLFKIFLRDMLKEAKKDFLAEVMSRMSTQQTKHFLLRIR
- the LOC138125489 gene encoding leucyl-cystinyl aminopeptidase-like; its protein translation is MILVLILLGSVFSCDAASGPKYRLDRDVKPSLYTLKIHPDLDRETFTGEVRIHVRVPSSVEFIEFHSSNLTITSLYFNMKRVASEDETNTPHLYKYQFLELELIRITDAQNNLIPPGAHIIHIRYHGLFSKTETGMFKTADTRADKSVSYLVATDFEPTHARTVFPCFDEPAFKAKFQLNLVVPNSSYTALSNMRSISNFTVADGVLHKFETTRHPMSSYLLAFVITQLTYTEYSDTVPLRLYSFNCSSANDTKLLKFASDAIKFYSNYTGMDYTLPKIDLVEYERKLTAATENWGLITFGKGLLCSNDDTYGDGQRYNVLAHELAHFWFGNLVTNDWWNDIWLQEGFATFMGMKAEQHILSHSDSEMYFTQYVEDFYWSEYNLNSTPIVNFEVTPKEIRKNFNDATYNKGAALLRMVEHVMGEDAFNCAIRQYICRFAAKTATTNDLLIILQNVRPDLNLREFMESYLYQNEYPIFHVDEENDDYVLTQNRCKKDQQNEIPLDYKWTVPITYVTSLNTTPTTVWFDRNMNKLTLRNGGEKWIKFNYKQLGYYRVIYSENLWEKFLTNIQEMEKFDRDSLLLEALSLFDLNEISCDVTLKYFEKLMGVRGNFFHRELRRITFLLHAKLTKIKQYDEKAYRLSKTFLVNLLKKANEDELAERVWHDEHFYYAQTNQTLPASEQMKKCITWLKENVKISP